GTCTCTCGTACCTGGGCCCATTGCGCGAGCATCCTCGCCGCATCTACCAGTGGTCAGGCGAGACGCCGTCCAGCGTAGGACAGATGGGCGAGTTGTCGATATCGGCCATCCTGGCGGCGCAAAACGACGGTCGGCAACTTAACCGCGGGCCGCACAAGGCCAAGCAGGGATTTGCCGCGTTTATCGCCGCTTGGCTCAAAGACCTGGGCGTGATCCACGATTTCACCGTCCGCGCAGTAGCCGAGGGCCGCAAGGAATACGAGGTGCTGATCAAGACCGGCGCGAAGTCGCCGGAGGTCAAGATTACCGACGTCGGGTTTGGCGTTTCGCAAGTGCTGCCGGCGCTCGTGCAGGCGTTCTATTGTCCGCCGCACTCCACCGTGTGGATGGAGCAACCCGAGATCCACCTGCACCCGCAGGTGCAGGCCGAACTGGCCGATGTCTTTGTCGCGGCGACACAGGCGCGCCAGAACGGCCGCGAGCGACATGTGCAACTAATCGTAGAAAGCCACTCGGAACACTTTCTCAACCGACTGCAGCGCCGCGTTGCCGAAGGCGTGCTCTCGCCAGATGACGTCGCGGTGTACTTCTGCCGCCGCGCGCCGATGGCCGCCGAGCTCGAGCCGCTGCGCCTGAACATGTTCGGCGACATAGAGAACTGGCCGCCAAACTTCTTCGGTGACGAGATGGCCGACATCGCGGCACGCACGCTC
The nucleotide sequence above comes from Pirellulales bacterium. Encoded proteins:
- a CDS encoding DUF3696 domain-containing protein, with protein sequence MLTHLRIQNFKAWKDTGPVRLAPLTVIFGANSAGKSSLGHLLLALQQTARSTDRKRALHLGDSDSLIDLGTFADCLHGHDLSRALGFELGWRLPRSLDVIDPLLPGKRYLGKHMRLDVTLVAGKAGQPEVQDMSYALGADGQTVLDVALRRDAQRKITLTSQHYAFKMADGRKWPLEEPEKFYRLSDITAARFKNAGFMADFALATEAMLDSLSYLGPLREHPRRIYQWSGETPSSVGQMGELSISAILAAQNDGRQLNRGPHKAKQGFAAFIAAWLKDLGVIHDFTVRAVAEGRKEYEVLIKTGAKSPEVKITDVGFGVSQVLPALVQAFYCPPHSTVWMEQPEIHLHPQVQAELADVFVAATQARQNGRERHVQLIVESHSEHFLNRLQRRVAEGVLSPDDVAVYFCRRAPMAAELEPLRLNMFGDIENWPPNFFGDEMADIAARTLAAMTRKKAQASAAETP